In the genome of Leptospira kanakyensis, one region contains:
- a CDS encoding NUDIX domain-containing protein: protein MIEFLLKSKSMRVRVAALIQDPKGKILLVQQQKKQSGYWLLPGGGIEFGESGEEALKRELNEELSLEVSKIDFLFLNESIDPDKKRHLIQIVFLTKVKDLLPVLNPKEKAISGFGYFTTKEILSMDIRPDIKHYFRAKSSNKPRYISSPWVNEP, encoded by the coding sequence ATGATCGAATTTTTATTAAAATCCAAATCGATGCGAGTTCGTGTCGCGGCCCTCATCCAAGATCCTAAGGGAAAAATTTTGCTTGTACAACAGCAGAAAAAACAATCCGGTTATTGGTTACTTCCCGGTGGTGGAATTGAATTTGGTGAGTCGGGAGAGGAAGCACTCAAACGAGAACTAAATGAAGAATTGTCTTTAGAAGTGAGTAAAATCGATTTTTTATTTTTAAATGAATCCATTGATCCAGATAAAAAACGCCACCTCATTCAAATTGTTTTTTTAACGAAGGTAAAAGATTTGTTACCGGTTCTCAATCCAAAGGAAAAAGCAATTTCCGGATTTGGTTATTTTACAACAAAAGAAATCCTTTCTATGGACATCAGGCCTGACATAAAACATTACTTTCGCGCCAAAAGTTCAAATAAACCTAGATATATTTCAAGCCCATGGGTGAATGAACCATGA
- a CDS encoding toxin-antitoxin system YwqK family antitoxin — MTSTSTHIKDSSIWIFVSLLLFVLLAGLVFGPCKGTVTKPITVPKEAEYQKKTNYYKLTADGTYREWYENGNLVTEVPVNAFGQPNGKSIRLNYLNGTPIMEGNFVNGERDGLWKFHFSDGKPYIELNYRSGNRKKQLWIQTAELGNETGSYQRYFRSGRLNEKGFFDGGFRTGDWVRYYPDTKVEEKGSYENDKKVGEWFYYYPTGTKEASEVYNSEGELLKRVTYYPNGQLWCVVQKGKDPECH, encoded by the coding sequence ATGACATCCACATCTACACACATTAAAGACAGTTCGATTTGGATCTTTGTATCCTTATTACTATTTGTATTGTTAGCCGGTTTGGTCTTTGGCCCATGTAAGGGAACAGTAACAAAACCCATTACTGTTCCGAAGGAAGCAGAGTATCAGAAAAAAACAAACTACTATAAATTAACAGCCGATGGCACTTATCGTGAATGGTATGAAAACGGAAATTTAGTGACCGAAGTTCCTGTGAATGCCTTTGGCCAACCAAATGGAAAAAGCATTCGTTTGAATTACTTAAACGGAACTCCCATTATGGAAGGTAACTTTGTGAATGGGGAACGGGATGGCCTTTGGAAGTTCCATTTTTCTGACGGTAAACCGTATATCGAACTAAACTATCGGTCGGGAAACCGAAAGAAACAATTATGGATCCAAACTGCGGAACTTGGAAATGAAACCGGTTCTTACCAAAGATACTTTCGCAGTGGTCGTTTGAACGAAAAAGGTTTCTTTGATGGTGGTTTTCGCACAGGTGATTGGGTTCGTTATTACCCGGACACGAAAGTGGAAGAAAAAGGTAGTTATGAAAATGATAAGAAGGTTGGGGAGTGGTTTTATTATTACCCAACAGGAACCAAAGAGGCTTCAGAAGTTTATAATTCTGAAGGAGAACTTTTGAAACGTGTTACTTATTATCCGAACGGCCAGTTATGGTGTGTGGTGCAGAAAGGAAAAGATCCAGAGTGCCATTAG
- a CDS encoding LIC_10230 family protein, whose translation MEKFKKQLPIFTPIFIALVIIHSLFVDYSVQFPEYISSDDSGSAAQSMKPQVVSENGVLNRISYLESFLVELESRELPVDTEQEETKDNIKRVLVGQKLLLGLSLFYLLLSFSAAVSYVFRVWFHKVIANVFYPISFVFLLPKVFFQLNLMVQNEVFSYFYFVFLVCTYISSILSYRWILKNKELAEGFQALQFSSSLEEEGRSPSSTKTGSIFSPVFHVAIIILIGILIGNLVYIPLFLLQKHYVSEFSYFIFFLLGILSLFYIFNYKKVGGEPNISNWKNFAVSFAYLQFRFLRNSFWAMFSTVVIVLFVTFLFSLLLFNIDLIQNNLGLFGKATEF comes from the coding sequence ATGGAAAAATTTAAAAAACAACTTCCTATCTTTACCCCTATATTCATTGCACTTGTCATCATTCATTCACTGTTTGTTGACTATTCAGTCCAATTCCCTGAATACATTTCATCCGACGATTCCGGATCTGCAGCACAATCCATGAAACCACAAGTTGTTTCAGAAAATGGAGTATTGAATCGGATTTCTTATTTAGAATCTTTTTTGGTAGAATTAGAATCTAGAGAACTCCCTGTGGATACGGAACAAGAAGAAACAAAAGACAATATCAAACGTGTTTTAGTGGGACAAAAACTTTTACTAGGACTTTCTCTTTTCTATTTATTGTTAAGTTTCTCCGCAGCTGTGTCTTATGTTTTCCGAGTTTGGTTTCATAAGGTAATTGCAAATGTATTTTATCCAATCTCTTTTGTTTTTCTTTTACCAAAGGTATTTTTTCAACTCAACCTCATGGTTCAAAATGAGGTTTTTTCCTATTTCTATTTTGTATTTTTAGTTTGTACTTACATCTCAAGTATTTTGTCTTACAGATGGATTTTAAAAAACAAAGAATTGGCAGAGGGATTCCAAGCTTTACAATTTTCATCTTCCTTAGAAGAAGAAGGTAGATCTCCGAGTTCTACAAAAACAGGATCTATCTTTTCACCTGTCTTTCATGTTGCGATCATCATCCTCATTGGAATTTTGATTGGAAACTTAGTTTATATCCCGCTTTTTCTCTTACAAAAACACTATGTAAGCGAGTTCAGTTATTTTATTTTCTTTTTACTTGGGATTTTGTCTTTGTTTTATATCTTCAATTACAAAAAGGTTGGAGGAGAACCAAACATTAGCAATTGGAAAAATTTTGCAGTTAGTTTTGCTTATTTACAGTTTCGATTTTTAAGGAATAGTTTTTGGGCGATGTTTAGTACTGTTGTGATTGTTCTTTTCGTAACTTTTTTATTCAGCCTACTTCTCTTTAATATAGACCTCATCCAAAACAATTTAGGTTTGTTCGGGAAAGCCACCGAATTTTAA
- a CDS encoding mechanosensitive ion channel family protein → MGGGSFKEFYLDLNPLTLLIRSNRDFAETMILFGYMVVFAVFSYKVTMILVERIKPAPDAVHEYNRRKVARMGFLLVFGIAYLPVIFSSLSLLPTVLGLAGAGIVISLKEVWLNMVGWFMIMGGNGFKVGDRIELDNIKGDVVNIGFFKFTLLEIASDPRFEQSTNRLIHFPNYNIVLHRFFIVSETMDFVWDEFKVYLNINSNWEKAEKICSQILHEELVLAPELVESKIREMSKNYLVRLGKTTPIVYTSLEPEGTILMCLRYLTPIRSKRLNRILISKEILTKFKNENDIHIYTH, encoded by the coding sequence ATGGGTGGCGGTAGTTTTAAAGAATTCTATTTGGATTTAAATCCACTTACTTTACTCATTCGTTCGAATCGTGATTTTGCGGAAACTATGATCCTATTTGGATACATGGTTGTGTTTGCTGTTTTCTCTTATAAGGTCACCATGATTCTTGTCGAAAGAATCAAACCAGCCCCCGATGCGGTTCACGAATACAATCGTAGAAAAGTGGCACGTATGGGATTCCTTTTGGTTTTTGGTATCGCCTACCTCCCTGTTATTTTTTCTAGTTTGTCTCTACTACCTACTGTCCTCGGTCTTGCCGGTGCGGGGATTGTCATTTCACTCAAAGAAGTTTGGTTGAATATGGTGGGTTGGTTTATGATTATGGGAGGGAATGGTTTTAAGGTGGGGGATCGGATCGAACTCGATAACATCAAAGGTGATGTAGTCAATATCGGTTTTTTTAAGTTTACCTTACTCGAAATTGCATCCGACCCTAGATTTGAACAATCCACAAATCGGCTCATTCATTTCCCCAATTACAATATCGTTTTACATCGATTCTTTATTGTTTCCGAAACTATGGATTTTGTTTGGGATGAGTTTAAAGTGTATTTAAACATCAATTCCAATTGGGAAAAGGCTGAAAAAATCTGTTCTCAAATCCTTCATGAAGAACTGGTGCTCGCACCGGAACTTGTGGAATCAAAAATCCGGGAAATGTCAAAAAACTATCTTGTGAGGCTTGGTAAAACCACTCCTATCGTATATACTTCCTTAGAACCAGAAGGAACCATCCTTATGTGTTTAAGATATTTAACGCCCATTAGGTCTAAACGTCTCAACCGAATTCTTATCTCTAAAGAAATTCTAACTAAGTTCAAAAATGAAAATGACATCCACATCTACACACATTAA
- a CDS encoding sulfurtransferase, whose protein sequence is MIQNWTRSFTTFLLLSFAVSCTEKKEDNNALLAGLLLFAANQVKVSSATDLVNESADDYNQNNWGLITPQTLAKFVNNWPANKPSHITGNLIILQHDAANRVTGGAALPYVAENPSQGVYVYLLDDYILASGGSFRFNQTRDTGLFKDSVRYQANGQYVDDWLKTFGINLSKDLVVFAVGTGNGITAGAYPAKGTGAGAVQEITRGVYWLRYWGADIKNLAVLNGNLHRKATAAGIPLSSSRSGINLERNGGFSVKQLRVDNTVLTLGLEDIYEIAKSGGNANLTGLTAKQQIIDARPAIQYDGTADGLNVARNALVANPTNSAYITTSYQSSGAPSASAGNQTFVPFEGNIKSSKTFPWSDLLKDNADGYEYLDKAALKTLFNTTRAVYTPGTTIVSQCRTNFEAQVNGFASLNILGYPTVYYDGSLVEWTALVAGHGTSAVNQVPSDFKWRTDIGDVSTKHWYNEPTHVVRPSIDLTATTTKKFIQEDKAYKY, encoded by the coding sequence ATGATTCAAAATTGGACCCGATCATTCACAACCTTCCTCCTACTTTCCTTTGCGGTATCTTGTACAGAAAAGAAAGAAGACAACAATGCCTTACTTGCAGGTTTATTGCTATTTGCGGCAAACCAAGTCAAAGTCAGTTCTGCTACCGACTTGGTAAACGAATCCGCAGATGATTATAACCAAAACAATTGGGGACTCATCACACCACAAACCTTGGCTAAATTTGTGAACAATTGGCCTGCAAACAAACCAAGCCATATCACTGGTAACCTGATCATTTTACAACATGATGCGGCGAATCGTGTAACCGGTGGTGCAGCATTACCGTATGTAGCAGAAAATCCAAGCCAAGGTGTTTATGTATATCTTCTTGATGACTATATACTAGCATCCGGTGGTTCTTTTCGCTTCAACCAAACCAGAGATACTGGTTTATTTAAAGATTCAGTTCGTTACCAAGCCAATGGTCAATATGTGGATGATTGGTTGAAAACCTTCGGAATCAATCTCTCGAAGGATTTAGTGGTCTTTGCCGTAGGGACTGGAAATGGAATCACCGCTGGTGCCTATCCTGCCAAAGGAACAGGTGCAGGTGCTGTGCAAGAGATTACTCGTGGAGTGTATTGGTTGCGGTATTGGGGAGCTGATATCAAAAACTTGGCAGTTCTCAATGGTAACTTACACAGAAAAGCAACGGCAGCGGGAATTCCATTATCGAGCAGTCGATCAGGAATCAACTTAGAACGAAATGGTGGATTCTCAGTAAAACAGTTGCGAGTAGACAACACTGTCCTGACATTAGGACTCGAAGATATTTATGAAATTGCAAAATCAGGAGGAAATGCAAATCTCACTGGTCTTACCGCCAAACAACAGATTATCGATGCTAGGCCTGCCATACAATACGATGGGACTGCAGATGGATTGAATGTTGCAAGAAATGCGCTTGTAGCAAATCCAACAAACTCAGCTTACATCACTACGTCCTACCAGTCTTCTGGGGCACCATCAGCTTCAGCGGGGAACCAAACATTTGTTCCTTTTGAAGGAAATATCAAATCCTCAAAAACATTCCCATGGTCTGATCTTTTAAAAGATAATGCAGACGGATATGAATATTTAGATAAAGCAGCACTCAAAACACTGTTTAATACAACAAGGGCAGTTTACACTCCGGGAACAACGATCGTTAGTCAATGTAGAACCAATTTTGAGGCTCAAGTCAATGGATTCGCATCTTTGAATATTCTTGGATATCCCACTGTGTATTATGATGGTTCACTTGTGGAATGGACAGCTCTAGTCGCAGGACATGGAACCAGTGCCGTGAACCAAGTACCATCCGACTTTAAATGGAGAACTGACATTGGAGATGTTTCAACAAAACATTGGTACAATGAACCAACTCATGTGGTTCGTCCTAGTATTGATCTCACGGCAACCACCACAAAAAAATTCATCCAAGAAGATAAGGCGTATAAGTACTAA
- the aroB gene encoding 3-dehydroquinate synthase produces MKLSEREIIGEGFRYPIELHEDFQGLAEKINSLSKVSKVYVLTSREIAGIYEKYISKELKSLNVSFSFIYLKPGEKNKHIDRVKKVYNQLIETEADRKTVIIAFGGGVVGDFAGFIAATYQRGVRFVQVPTTVLACVDSSVGGKVAVNVDSGKNMVGAFYQPEFVFAPLFTLSTLPEKEWSCGLAEIAKHAFLDGGSFLEKIANSKRSEYSEKSAILRYAIEESVRVKSGIVAQDEKESGLRAVLNLGHTTGHAIESLTQYKKYSHGEAVAIGLVTALLLSREYAGFSESNFKKAITLMKQLELPTELEEKPELVLKHMEHDKKKEGSSLKFVLLEDFGKPKFGVSVERKNILEVLKRQKGKF; encoded by the coding sequence ATGAAGTTATCGGAAAGGGAAATTATTGGAGAGGGTTTCCGTTACCCCATTGAATTACACGAAGACTTCCAGGGCCTTGCGGAAAAAATAAACTCTCTTTCTAAAGTATCCAAAGTATATGTTCTCACCAGCCGCGAAATTGCTGGAATCTATGAAAAATATATTTCTAAAGAACTAAAATCTCTAAATGTTTCCTTTTCATTTATCTATTTGAAACCCGGCGAAAAAAACAAACACATCGATCGTGTGAAAAAAGTTTATAACCAACTCATTGAAACAGAGGCCGATAGAAAGACCGTGATCATTGCATTTGGTGGTGGTGTCGTCGGAGACTTTGCTGGATTCATTGCCGCTACCTACCAAAGGGGAGTGCGGTTTGTCCAGGTTCCGACAACAGTCCTCGCTTGTGTGGATTCCTCTGTAGGGGGAAAGGTTGCGGTGAATGTGGATTCTGGGAAAAATATGGTGGGTGCTTTTTACCAACCTGAATTTGTTTTTGCACCACTCTTTACACTTTCCACTTTACCAGAAAAGGAATGGAGTTGTGGTCTTGCAGAGATCGCAAAACATGCATTCCTCGACGGTGGCAGTTTTTTAGAAAAAATCGCAAATTCTAAACGTTCCGAATACTCCGAAAAATCGGCAATCCTTCGTTATGCGATTGAAGAGTCCGTTCGGGTCAAATCAGGAATTGTGGCACAAGATGAAAAAGAATCGGGTTTACGAGCCGTTTTGAATTTGGGCCATACCACCGGCCATGCGATTGAATCATTAACCCAGTATAAAAAATATTCTCATGGAGAAGCTGTGGCCATTGGACTTGTCACTGCTTTACTTTTATCACGTGAGTATGCAGGATTTTCCGAATCTAATTTCAAAAAAGCAATCACTCTTATGAAACAGTTGGAATTACCAACGGAATTAGAAGAAAAACCAGAATTAGTTCTGAAACATATGGAACATGATAAAAAGAAGGAAGGAAGTTCTTTGAAGTTCGTATTACTGGAAGATTTCGGTAAACCAAAGTTTGGTGTTTCTGTAGAACGAAAAAACATTCTGGAAGTTCTGAAACGACAAAAAGGAAAGTTCTAA
- the acpP gene encoding acyl carrier protein, whose protein sequence is MADFDKIKSIIVEQLGVDESEVTPEAHFINDLGADSLDTVELVMALEEEFGVEISDEDAEKIQTVGDVIKFIDKLKG, encoded by the coding sequence ATGGCAGATTTCGATAAAATTAAGTCAATCATCGTAGAACAACTTGGTGTTGATGAGTCAGAAGTTACACCTGAAGCTCACTTCATCAATGATCTTGGTGCTGACTCTCTTGATACAGTTGAGCTAGTAATGGCTCTTGAAGAAGAGTTTGGTGTGGAAATTTCTGATGAAGACGCAGAAAAAATCCAAACCGTAGGCGATGTAATTAAATTCATCGATAAACTTAAGGGGTAA
- a CDS encoding ATP--guanido phosphotransferase, with amino-acid sequence MRFCRFCGTKEPQFRKSGKFGCIHCISVFEYPKPNLKKIIPDKEIQTLENFVKENTKSLTLLSLRTRLTRNLKSNLFPYYEPSELKSKQLLAGSHLDPYLYPDGLLPTETRNENPESSMGFYLGSEDHIRFEKIVPGKEWYRAKKWVGFGKDLSIYRFFFQKENWAHHPELGFVSSCPTNLGAGRRDSLLVAVEPEAVSEFFSNLQTLSEFGIEFAPSTDHRTRNIGKDRVLVVKISWKNASVVQKRKFYKILGLLGSY; translated from the coding sequence ATGCGTTTTTGTCGTTTTTGCGGAACCAAAGAACCTCAGTTTCGTAAAAGCGGCAAGTTCGGTTGTATCCATTGTATTTCTGTTTTTGAATATCCCAAACCAAATCTAAAAAAAATAATTCCTGATAAAGAAATCCAAACCTTAGAGAACTTTGTAAAAGAAAATACAAAGTCCTTAACTCTTTTATCTTTACGAACAAGACTCACAAGAAATCTAAAATCGAATCTTTTTCCTTATTATGAACCTTCTGAATTGAAATCAAAGCAGCTGTTAGCTGGTAGCCATCTGGACCCATATCTGTATCCCGACGGTCTTTTGCCTACCGAAACACGAAATGAGAATCCTGAATCTAGTATGGGTTTTTATTTGGGGTCAGAGGATCATATTCGTTTTGAAAAAATTGTTCCCGGCAAGGAATGGTATCGTGCGAAAAAATGGGTAGGTTTTGGGAAAGACCTCTCTATTTACCGATTTTTTTTCCAAAAGGAAAATTGGGCACACCACCCGGAACTGGGTTTTGTTTCTTCCTGTCCGACGAATTTGGGGGCGGGGAGGAGGGATTCTCTTCTGGTTGCAGTGGAGCCAGAAGCCGTTTCTGAGTTTTTTTCAAATTTACAAACATTGTCTGAATTTGGTATAGAATTTGCTCCTTCCACCGATCATAGAACTAGGAACATCGGAAAAGACCGAGTTCTTGTCGTAAAAATTTCGTGGAAGAACGCTTCCGTGGTTCAAAAACGTAAGTTTTACAAAATTCTTGGTTTACTAGGCTCCTATTAA
- the rnc gene encoding ribonuclease III → MSDSIRIKLPPERISSLKELQSLTKTQFKDISLLHLAFVHRSFANEDSDRYLSDNERLEFLGDSVLGILAAEFLYRSLPKGKEGKLAKLKSKMVSAPAIAKLARSYRFPEFLLLGKGEREKGESNLNLQADCFEAFLGALYLDQGLQSCRTFLIPHFQTMEKAVEDAEETKDYKTILQEFCQKKWKKLPEYSVMKEEGPDHDKEFQVSVVCENHFQSSGEGKNKRRAEQMAAKAALRFLKIL, encoded by the coding sequence TTGTCCGACTCCATTCGAATCAAACTCCCTCCCGAAAGAATTTCCTCTCTCAAAGAACTTCAATCTCTCACTAAAACTCAGTTTAAAGATATATCTCTTCTCCACCTAGCGTTTGTTCATAGGTCATTTGCCAATGAGGACTCAGATCGTTATCTTTCTGATAACGAACGATTGGAATTTTTAGGTGATTCTGTTCTTGGAATCTTAGCTGCCGAGTTTTTATACAGATCCCTTCCGAAAGGAAAAGAGGGGAAACTTGCTAAATTAAAAAGTAAAATGGTTTCAGCTCCCGCCATTGCCAAGTTAGCCCGCTCCTACCGCTTCCCTGAATTTTTGTTACTCGGCAAAGGGGAAAGAGAAAAGGGAGAATCCAATCTCAATCTCCAAGCAGATTGTTTTGAAGCCTTTTTAGGAGCACTTTATTTAGACCAAGGTTTGCAAAGTTGCCGAACCTTTCTCATCCCCCATTTCCAAACAATGGAAAAGGCGGTAGAAGATGCTGAAGAAACAAAAGATTATAAAACCATTTTGCAGGAATTTTGCCAAAAGAAATGGAAAAAATTACCTGAATATTCTGTAATGAAAGAAGAGGGCCCTGACCACGATAAAGAGTTTCAGGTTTCTGTGGTTTGTGAGAACCACTTCCAATCCAGCGGAGAAGGGAAGAACAAACGTAGGGCAGAACAAATGGCTGCAAAAGCGGCCTTACGTTTTTTAAAAATACTATGA
- a CDS encoding ABC transporter ATP-binding protein encodes MTNMNVQPTVSVRKLEKYYQVVDNRYHIISGLDFEVLPGEIVSVEGASGVGKSTLLNILGAMDSFDDGEVDVCGVSLKNLNEKQRESFRAEKISFIFQQHLLLPDFTALENVMMPLLIARMNPGLAKQRAIEILQKVGLGERTESFPSQLSGGESARVGVARALVGRRQLILADEPTGNLDRDNSRHLMDLIKELQNEFKFSLILVTHDLELASMAHKRNRIVSGKLTSVT; translated from the coding sequence ATGACTAATATGAATGTACAACCAACTGTTTCTGTTCGCAAATTAGAAAAATACTATCAGGTTGTGGACAATAGGTACCATATCATTTCCGGCCTTGATTTTGAAGTTTTACCTGGTGAGATTGTATCTGTGGAAGGAGCTTCGGGAGTGGGAAAGTCCACACTTCTGAATATCCTTGGGGCTATGGATTCGTTTGACGACGGTGAGGTGGATGTTTGCGGAGTGAGCCTAAAAAACCTAAACGAAAAACAAAGAGAAAGTTTTCGGGCTGAAAAAATTTCTTTTATTTTCCAACAACACCTTCTTCTGCCAGACTTTACTGCATTAGAAAATGTGATGATGCCACTTCTGATTGCTAGAATGAATCCTGGTTTGGCAAAACAACGAGCGATTGAAATTTTACAAAAAGTTGGTCTTGGGGAGAGAACAGAAAGTTTTCCTTCCCAACTTTCAGGTGGAGAAAGTGCAAGAGTTGGTGTGGCACGTGCACTTGTGGGAAGAAGGCAACTGATTTTAGCCGATGAACCTACAGGAAATTTGGATCGTGACAATTCGCGCCATTTGATGGATCTCATCAAAGAACTCCAAAACGAATTTAAGTTTTCTCTCATCCTTGTGACTCATGACTTGGAGCTTGCTTCCATGGCTCACAAAAGAAACCGAATTGTATCTGGAAAACTAACGTCAGTTACATAA
- a CDS encoding ABC transporter permease: MGIVSLITIRYIRGSRVLGFLSIKSRLSFIVMAVGVGLLVVVLSIFNGFQKQVKESLWQGGPHITIENSYGSGAIYDFEKVIAHLQSDPKLAESFVSVEGNITSHGLIQSNNNFNPIMIRAVPVDSIEKLVENGLPNFPRLLQYDRDKIQAINSEKLVVVGKEMSAIYGYGLGREITMAVPGGRFTVERGVQVNVQTFRLAGLFKTGYYNYDSKFVFLSLPQAQEFFKMKGAVNQVAIKVRSLDDLKLTKHRILSRLNEDNWNKKIQDDTSWSVRTIAEEQENFLAALRLEKTIISIIVFLFIVLAALGMVATVHSLIRAKRRSIGTLKALGLASNDILLIFTLNAMIVGILSSLVGGMTGIFIATQLEVIINVISEIINGVGGLLNPGDWDPVELVPKDIYYFDHIPVDIDISFIFMVTTAATILSGLAGYFPARMAANLNPVDTIRND, from the coding sequence ATGGGAATCGTCTCTTTAATCACAATCCGTTACATCCGAGGGTCCAGAGTTCTGGGTTTCCTCTCCATCAAATCCAGGCTGTCGTTCATTGTTATGGCGGTGGGAGTCGGACTCCTAGTAGTTGTCCTCTCCATTTTCAACGGATTCCAAAAACAAGTAAAAGAATCTCTCTGGCAAGGGGGGCCTCACATTACCATTGAGAATTCCTATGGGTCAGGGGCGATTTATGATTTTGAAAAGGTGATCGCGCACCTGCAATCTGATCCAAAACTTGCTGAGTCTTTTGTTTCTGTGGAAGGAAATATCACAAGCCATGGTCTCATCCAAAGTAATAACAATTTTAATCCAATTATGATTCGTGCGGTCCCTGTGGACTCAATAGAAAAATTGGTGGAAAATGGACTTCCAAACTTTCCTCGGTTATTGCAATACGATCGTGATAAAATCCAAGCCATCAATTCTGAAAAATTGGTAGTTGTTGGAAAAGAAATGAGTGCCATCTACGGGTATGGGCTTGGTCGCGAAATTACTATGGCGGTTCCTGGTGGAAGGTTCACTGTGGAACGTGGGGTTCAAGTCAATGTTCAAACCTTTCGTTTGGCGGGACTTTTTAAAACTGGTTACTATAATTATGATTCTAAGTTTGTGTTTTTATCCCTTCCACAAGCCCAAGAGTTTTTTAAAATGAAAGGTGCAGTCAACCAAGTTGCCATTAAGGTTCGTTCCCTTGATGATTTGAAGTTGACCAAACATAGAATCTTATCTCGGTTAAACGAAGACAATTGGAATAAAAAAATCCAAGATGATACTTCTTGGTCAGTGCGAACCATTGCCGAAGAACAAGAAAACTTTTTGGCAGCACTCCGACTTGAAAAAACAATTATCTCCATCATTGTTTTTCTTTTTATCGTCCTTGCGGCCCTCGGTATGGTAGCAACCGTTCACTCTCTCATCCGGGCCAAACGTAGATCCATTGGAACCTTAAAAGCACTTGGTCTTGCTTCCAATGATATCCTTCTCATCTTTACATTGAATGCAATGATAGTGGGAATTTTATCTTCGCTTGTTGGTGGGATGACTGGAATTTTTATTGCGACTCAACTCGAAGTCATCATCAATGTTATTTCTGAAATCATCAATGGTGTAGGAGGTTTACTGAACCCAGGCGATTGGGATCCAGTGGAACTTGTACCAAAGGATATCTATTATTTCGATCATATCCCTGTGGATATTGATATTTCCTTTATATTTATGGTAACAACGGCAGCGACCATCCTTTCTGGACTTGCAGGATATTTCCCTGCACGTATGGCAGCCAATCTAAACCCTGTGGATACAATACGAAATGACTAA